The Miscanthus floridulus cultivar M001 chromosome 17, ASM1932011v1, whole genome shotgun sequence genome has a window encoding:
- the LOC136516424 gene encoding uncharacterized protein isoform X1, protein MLTRSSSRQARDIADQGYSSNPEGEITVQKCEEILSQESLSFMDKVKASSISDEDYEDLVTISESMAKKITDQETYLKGAMRQMKIKVQVIAWMVTKKQVLCGSPTSCKHLQEVCQFSREVCLYVFLKVGARSAATSPSPSRHRQATGEEELLREDISSLQMIEPFSFIVACDAARSVTMLNS, encoded by the exons ATGCTTACAAGGAGCTCGTCTAGGCAGGCACGGGACATTGCTGACCAAGGGTATAG TTCAAATCCTGAAGGTGAAATCACAGTACAAAAATGCGAAGAAATCCTATCTCAG GAATCACTCTCATTCATGGATAAAGTGAAG GCGTCATCCATATCTGATGAAGATTACGAAGATTTGGTCACCATATCTGAGTCAATGGCAAAAAAGATCACTGATCAAGAGACATACCTAAAG GGAGCTATGCGCCAGATGAAAATAAAAGTGCAAGTCATAGCTTGGATGGTAACGAAGAAACAGGTACTCTGTGGATCTCCGACTTCTTGCAAACATCTACAAGAGGTGTGTCAGTTTTCCCGGGAAGTTTGTTTATATGTTTTTTTGAAGGTGGGCGCGAGATCCGCCGCAACCTCGCCCTCTCCTTCCCGGCACCGGCAAGCCACAGGCGAGGAAGAGCTGCTACGAGAGGATATCAGTTCCCTCCAAATGATAGAGCCCTTTAGTTTTATCgtagcctgcgacgccgcgcgctccgtgactatgttaaattcataa
- the LOC136516424 gene encoding uncharacterized protein isoform X2, whose product MLTRSSSRQARDIADQGSNPEGEITVQKCEEILSQESLSFMDKVKASSISDEDYEDLVTISESMAKKITDQETYLKGAMRQMKIKVQVIAWMVTKKQVLCGSPTSCKHLQEVCQFSREVCLYVFLKVGARSAATSPSPSRHRQATGEEELLREDISSLQMIEPFSFIVACDAARSVTMLNS is encoded by the exons ATGCTTACAAGGAGCTCGTCTAGGCAGGCACGGGACATTGCTGACCAAGG TTCAAATCCTGAAGGTGAAATCACAGTACAAAAATGCGAAGAAATCCTATCTCAG GAATCACTCTCATTCATGGATAAAGTGAAG GCGTCATCCATATCTGATGAAGATTACGAAGATTTGGTCACCATATCTGAGTCAATGGCAAAAAAGATCACTGATCAAGAGACATACCTAAAG GGAGCTATGCGCCAGATGAAAATAAAAGTGCAAGTCATAGCTTGGATGGTAACGAAGAAACAGGTACTCTGTGGATCTCCGACTTCTTGCAAACATCTACAAGAGGTGTGTCAGTTTTCCCGGGAAGTTTGTTTATATGTTTTTTTGAAGGTGGGCGCGAGATCCGCCGCAACCTCGCCCTCTCCTTCCCGGCACCGGCAAGCCACAGGCGAGGAAGAGCTGCTACGAGAGGATATCAGTTCCCTCCAAATGATAGAGCCCTTTAGTTTTATCgtagcctgcgacgccgcgcgctccgtgactatgttaaattcataa
- the LOC136516424 gene encoding uncharacterized protein isoform X3: MLTRSSSRQARDIADQGYSSNPEGEITVQKCEEILSQESLSFMDKVKASSISDEDYEDLVTISESMAKKITDQETYLKGAMRQMKIKVQVIAWMVTKKQVGARSAATSPSPSRHRQATGEEELLREDISSLQMIEPFSFIVACDAARSVTMLNS; the protein is encoded by the exons ATGCTTACAAGGAGCTCGTCTAGGCAGGCACGGGACATTGCTGACCAAGGGTATAG TTCAAATCCTGAAGGTGAAATCACAGTACAAAAATGCGAAGAAATCCTATCTCAG GAATCACTCTCATTCATGGATAAAGTGAAG GCGTCATCCATATCTGATGAAGATTACGAAGATTTGGTCACCATATCTGAGTCAATGGCAAAAAAGATCACTGATCAAGAGACATACCTAAAG GGAGCTATGCGCCAGATGAAAATAAAAGTGCAAGTCATAGCTTGGATGGTAACGAAGAAACAG GTGGGCGCGAGATCCGCCGCAACCTCGCCCTCTCCTTCCCGGCACCGGCAAGCCACAGGCGAGGAAGAGCTGCTACGAGAGGATATCAGTTCCCTCCAAATGATAGAGCCCTTTAGTTTTATCgtagcctgcgacgccgcgcgctccgtgactatgttaaattcataa
- the LOC136514902 gene encoding reticulon-like protein B9 — MSQAKLTHVQTDSSDDDDGPTTKLVFQRSKSVDKLLGGQKVSDVLLWRNRNLSAGILAGATLVWFLFDVVEYNIVTLLCHIALLGMLLLFIWSNAAPLFDRPPPQIPEVIVSEQAFREVAQTIHYKLAHFVSILYDVACGKDLKKFLMVIGSLWILAILGDTCSFTTLLYVGFLCALTLPALYERYETEVDHLVAKGHEDLKKFYKKVDSNVLNKIPRGPVKTKVL, encoded by the exons ATGTCTCAAGCCAAGCTTACTCATGTTCAGACCGATTCTTCCGACGACGACGATGGACCGACGACAAAGCTAGTATTTCAGAGGAGCAAATCAGTTGATAAGCTACTCGGTGGCCAGAAAG TTTCTGACGTCCTGCTATGGAGGAACAGAAACTTGTCAGCAGGCATCCTCGCAGGGGCAACATTGGTCTGGTTCCTGTTCGACGTGGTGGAGTACAACATAGTAACGCTCCTTTGCCACATTGCGCTGCTTGGGATGCTTCTGCTCTTCATTTGGTCGAACGCTGCGCCTCTCTTTGACAG GCCGCCTCCACAGATCCCAGAGGTGATCGTTTCTGAACAAGCGTTCAGAGAAGTTGCACAGACCATCCACTACAAACTGGCTCACTTTGTGTCAATCCTGTATGACGTTGCATGCGGGAAGGATCTCAAGAAGTTCCTCATG GTGATTGGGTCTCTGTGGATACTGGCAATACTTGGCGATACTTGCAGCTTCACCACACTGTTATATGTTG GATTTTTGTGTGCTCTGACTTTACCGGCATTATATGAAAGATACGAAACAGAAGTGGACCATCTTGTGGCCAAGGGCCATGAAGACCTCAAGAAATTCTACAAGAAGGTTGACTCCAATGTGCTCAACAAGATACCGAGAGGCCCTGTCAAGACAAAAGTTCTGTAA
- the LOC136517772 gene encoding non-specific lipid-transfer protein 2-like, producing MAKLSQVLLAGLAALAVIVLLLCAAAAPRGADAATACDATQLTPCAGAIIGNSPPTAACCSRLKEQQPCLCTYERDPKLQRYVNSPNGKNAMAACKVPVPSC from the coding sequence ATGGCGAAGCTTTCGCAGGTGCTGTTGGCGGGCCTCGCCGCCTTGGCGGTGATCGTCCTGCTGCTGTGCGCCGCCGCTGCGCCGCGGGGCGCCGACGCGGCGACGGCGTGCGACGCCACGCAGCTGACCCCGTGCGCGGGCGCCATCATCGGCAACTCGCCGCCCACCGCGGCGTGCTGCAGCAGGCTCAAGGAGCAGCAGCCGTGCCTGTGCACGTACGAGCGCGACCCCAAGCTGCAGCGCTACGTCAACTCGCCCAACGGCAAGAATGCCATGGCCGCCTGCAAGGTGCCCGTGCCGTCGTGCTAA